From the genome of Oryza glaberrima chromosome 1, OglaRS2, whole genome shotgun sequence:
AGGATCACCTGTGAAGAGAAGGTGCAGAATTGATTGTAAGTAAGCATAATTGCATAGGACATTTTCACCATAACTGTCTGGATGTTcctcttgcattttttttaccttttataACAGTGTCTAAAATTATAGGGAAAATGGCATTAGTCATGAAATCGATAACTCGTTCAGTAGATTCAGATATATTTTTAGTGATGCTTGCAGGGAGGAAAAACTGCAAGCAGGAAACCCGAAATTCTTGATCATCATCTGTATGTTGGTCGCACAAACTTGTGCTGCAAAGAAGAAACACATGATTTAGTTTACAACAAAAATGTAGTCATACTTCCTTAAAATTATTCTTTTACTCAAAATATGGATGGTAGTCCCAAATGCATAAATACCTAATGGAAGATAATATATTTACTAGAGTCTGAACTGTGCCATAAAGAACTTAGTGGTCTAGCACTGAACATATGACTTAAATTAGTAGACTACTGGACCTGAAGTTCAGAAGAGCAGTAAATCTCTATTCATACTGTCTTTATTGCTAAAATAATAGAAGTTTGAAGCACCTTGAAATGAAAGTCTGTCGTCAATATTTCACGCATCGATCCCTTCTTCTTTATGTTATTCCTAAAAGTCTCCTGGCATTTGTGAAGAACACTGTCCATAATTGTTTCAATCTGATTCAATTGCTTCTGTAAGAGCAAGAGAAACTTATAATCTTAGTGATTATTATGAAATGACATGGATATAATTTGAGTTACTGAATGATAGACCTTGTCAAGGTGAATATGGCCAACAAGATGATGAGCTGCTTGAGTTGCTTGCTGTTGATACCTGAAATATTATCCCAACAATTCTGAGCCTTGGACAATGTAGAACTACTAAAAGGGAAATCTAAGAAACTAATGCTGGACTGAACTGGGCAAGTTCAACGAAATGCTCTTTTTCCCCAAAAAGTTCAATAGGATGCCAAATCAATAGTTGATGTTTAATTGCTTGCATCACATGAAATAAGTTTTGTAGATTTAGTTTAATTTATAGTTCAGGTAAAGTAGAATCAATAGGACTTGTATCTTTACATTGCAGAAGCATAAATAATTGGAAAGCCTGATAGTACATACTTGATGGATATCTCTGTGGTACAATCCTCTAATTTGATCCTCCTTAAGCAGGCTCGAATTGTGAGTGCTCTCTCCATGCATTCATTTTCACAAGAGCACTGGTTCAGATACAAAATGACCTTTCGGTGATTGGCATCAGCTTTAGTGCTTGCCCTGGTAAGCAGTACTTCCTATAACAGTAACATTTAgtggtaaaaaaaacatatgaatttaGTAGTAAAACAAAATTTAGTAGTCAAAATTAGTAAATTACAGTCTACATATGAATTGAACTGAGGCTTGGAGTGAATTGATCTGGTCAGCTTCTCACCTTCATCGAGTCCCAAGAAATTATATTATTCTGATTAGGAGCCAACACTGCCTTGTAAGCAGCATTTGCAACTGCAGTGGCTGCCAAGATACCAACGGGGTCACCTGGTATCACACAATTTGATGCATCCCTTGAGCCAAACTGAAGAACTAAGTTACCAGACGAAGTTCTTATGGATCCATCATAGCATGCTGTGACATCTCGGAGTCTTGACATCATGTTCTTGAAAAGACTGCCAGGCTCCACTAGCCCTTTAGATGCACGCATTATCTTCTCCCTTTCACATATAGAATGAAGTAGAGCCTCATATGGGTTTAGTCCATGGTAAATTGAGCTCCTTACAGTACCATGTTCCTCTAGAGGGTTGCAACAATTGGTACTCCCGCAACATCTGTGCAGAGACTTAGACAGGCAATCCTCCACTAACCTGCTACTGTATAGTCTTCCGTTGTGTTGTAGTTGAGGCCCCAGGAAACCAAGCTGCTCCACTACTTTGTTCATGTTGGAATCACTTTTGGGATCAACCAACAGTCCTATGGCAGAAGAATGGGTTATGAAATCCATAATTGGTTCCCTGTACTTATTTAGCTCAAGTGGATTATTTTGAATAGCTTCCAGAATTGGACTTGGGACAGTGAAATCTCCCAAATTTATGCTGAAGCCATCAATAAGCAGTGACTCCATTAGTAAGTGCTGCAGAAGATTCAGAAATTCTGTGGCCTCCCTTGGACCCTTTGTAGAAAGGATCGATGAGATGGTGGTACCAGTAGCTAAGGCTCCAACAGATTCTCTGTCAAGATGGTCTGCCAGTGTTATTGCATTAGATTTAGTGGTCTCTAGAATCCGAGGAAAGGTCCAGTAAGGTCCACCAATCAGTGGCTTCTGGGGGTACATCCCTGATGAGAACATTGCATTTGTAATTTGGTTTGCTTCCCTCTCAGAATACTCCCTGCCACACATGATCTTCAGAGCTAGTGAGAAATCATTCTTGAACTGAAAGTTCAGTTTCCCATTATGGGAGCTCACCAGCTGCTTATCCACAGTGTATAGCTCTTTAGCTTCAGCTCTTGCTGAAAGCGACCTTGGGTAGAAGATTTGGACAGTCACCATCAAAATCTGCTCCAAGTGGGTCACAAATGAGTGGGTTGATCTTTATGGTGTGATCATTGTGGACTTGGACATAGAAGGCCTCAACTGAGTGCTTATCAGTGCTTGGTGGCCTGTTGAGGAAGACAATATCCCCGTCGAAAACCCTTCTGTTGACAATTTCGCCGACCTTCAGTATGGTGTGTTTCTTGTTCGGATTGTCCTTCCCTGCATCCAATGAGTACGTGATGGAATTGGCATCTGTATATGTCAAACATAGTCCTTTATTCATCATGTCTTGCAATTGAGCAATGTTGTGGTCTGTGACTTTTTCTTCTACTGACATTCTCTTTGCTACTTCCTCAGGCACCCCAACAACATTGAGACCAATGTATGGATCACCAGTAATCACACCACGGGACGAGAAGCTTGAGCTCTTACTGATGAACAATGTCTTCATTTTTTGCTTCCATTGCATTGCTGTTGGTTGACTTGTGAACGTGTCATCTCCGTGACCCTTCAAGAGACATACGATGATAAATTTATGAAGATGCAATTATGATGAAGAAGGTAACCTACACTTTATTTACTAATGAATCATGTACCTTTGTTGTTCCTCCGAGGTTGATGTAGTTGGCAACATCGACCTGAAGATCATCTGCAACTTGATCCACTTGGATGTTTGAGGAACCAATCCTTGAACCACGAATCTGTTGTATCTTACGTAGTGCTTTCCTTAATAAGTTTGTCGATGTGCCCTGATTAAAGAAGGGACATAAATCACTAGGTCAGTGGTAATGACATCtagaagggaaaaaggaaaaaagaacttCCAAACTTCAATCAAATAGTGTTTGATTAGGATGAACTTACTGAACAGCTGAATGTATTTCCATCCAAAACATTGGAAACCCTCAGGCAGTTTGGTGGGACGCAGAGATAGCTCAGTATAAAACCATCCTGAGGAATATATCCCCTAACAGAAAGCCACCTTCTTGTTTCTTCAGGGATCTTCTTTATGATGTTTTGGACCTGACAAACAGAAGAATAAAATGTGAAGGGGGACAGATAGTAAGATAAATGTGCGCAACAATTTCTATATGCAAAGCTACTTTATGTAAGTTCTGAAACTTATGCATTTATCTTTGCTTTGTTCCAACAGGGGTGGCTTTCGCAACATGAGCAAGAGTACCTCTTCTGGGAGCAAAGGACGACAATGAGAGGTACCCCTCGTGCAACTGCCAAACTGATCAAGGAAGCTCCAGAATCCCTCTTCCAGTTCTTTCTTGATAGGTGCTCTCAACTCCAAGCCACGGGCACCATTGGACTTCTTGACTTCTGCAACGCACAGCGGTGGGAGCTCCTGGAATAAGATGGATTCAAGAACTAATGATGCCTGTTTGCATTACTTGGCTTTTCACAGTTGAGGGAAAAGCAACATTGACCCCTAAGAAACATAAATGGATGATCAGCTGCAAATTACCTGACAGTGTGAACATGAAGTGAATTTGCTTCCCTTAAGTGTGCTCTTCTGTTTGAGTTGTTAAGTGCAGAAACATGTGTTAGCGATGACAATATAGTATGGCTTATCGCATATGCTGATGATATGCTTGAGCATGGTTTTTGCAGTTGTACCTTTCTGTTCTTGATCTTGAGGCATCTCAGGCATATTAAGTTGAGTATCTGGCTCAGCTCGGTGACATGGCTCGGGTGGAAGATGGGCATGGGCAGCTCAATGAATCCGAAGTGACCTTGGAATCAATCATc
Proteins encoded in this window:
- the LOC127760105 gene encoding LOW QUALITY PROTEIN: DNA-directed RNA polymerase V subunit 1-like (The sequence of the model RefSeq protein was modified relative to this genomic sequence to represent the inferred CDS: inserted 2 bases in 1 codon; substituted 1 base at 1 genomic stop codon), with translation MEGHPDPTSAATAMIPEASIRRINLSITSNEEILKAQPVNELEKPIPITHQSQLLNNPYLGLPLQVGSCQSCGSNAIEECEGHFGFIELPMPIFHPSHVTELSQILNLICLRCLKIKNRKELPPLCVAEVKKSNGARGLELRAPIKKELEEGFWSFLDQFGSCTRGTSHCRPLLPEEVQNIIKKIPEETRRWLSVRGYIPQDGFILSYLCVPPNCLRVSNVLDGNTFSCSGTSTNLLRKALRKIQQIRGSRIGSSNIQVDQVADDLQVDVANYINLGGTTKGHGDDTFTSQPTAMQWKQKMKTLFISKSSSFSSRGVITGDPYIGLNVVGVPEEVAKRMSVEEKVTDHNIAQLQDMMNKGLCLTYTDANSITYSLDAGKDNPNKKHTILKVGEIVNRRVFDGDIVFLNRPPSTDKHSVEAFYVQVHNDHTIKINPLICDPLGADFDGDCXQIFYPRSLSARAEAKELYTVDKQLVSSHNGKLNFQFKNDFSLALKIMCGREYSEREANQITNAMFSSGMYPQKPLIGGPYWTFPRILETTKSNAITLADHLDRESVGALATGTTISSILSTKGPREATEFLNLLQHLLMESLLIDGFSINLGDFTVPSPILEAIQNNPLELNKYREPIMDFITHSSAIGLLVDPKSDSNMNKVVEQLGFLGPQLQHNGRLYSSRLVEDCLSKSLHRCCGSTNCCNPLEEHGTVRSSIYHGLNPYEALLHSICEREKIMRASKGLVEPGSLFKNMMSRLRDVTACYDGSIRTSSGNLVLQFGSRDASNCVIPGDPVGILAATAVANAAYKAVLAPNQNNIISWDSSDPRVEEANLVRIEPESTFWVQSSGAEQKGEVALEITMEKAAAAESGYAWGVAMDACIPVMDLIDTTRSMPYDIQQVRQYLSKSVGMITKSVLQEHLTTVASSMTCTDDLHGFNNSGYKATCQSLKVQAPFMEATLSRSIQCFEKAAAKAYSDQLGNVVSACSWGNNTEIGTGSAFEILWNDENMSSSKSILGGYGLYDFLEAVETTGATKDKAIVPHNYCLYDVDCIPEDKVCLEENNQITWTDKPKAEFLMESEGRRAGMHSTGQKHPRKPNWHEGNTKSSPNSSAVEFTGQVFQRRQLKTKSNWNSDATQQDDKKPSWYISNSAGTQNFTIAGSSRPGEWNRKNNNRGQGGGRAVWKSEGPHRGGSSSNRNQGGGRAVWKSEASHXGSSNNRNRGGGRAVWKSEASRRGGSMRQVASCAFTPVEQQIFEQIEQITKNVKRIIRESRDGIKLPPDDEKFIVTNVLMYHPERKKKIAGNGNYITVDRHQVFHGSRCLYVMSSDGSRKDFSYKKCLENYIRAQYPDAADSFCRKYFK